Within Desmodus rotundus isolate HL8 chromosome 6, HLdesRot8A.1, whole genome shotgun sequence, the genomic segment CAGACACCGTAGGTAACTCTGAGCTGGCCCATAGAGATGTCTTTAAGTAAAGCAAAGGGCTAAACTCTTTTTCTTGCCCATTGGTTGAGGCCCGTAATCTGAGGAGGTTTTAGTGTGATCCATCTACTGCTGACACTCCTAGAGGTTGTCGGATGAGTATCTCAGTCCTGAAAGAGGATCTGAGCTAGACCCCTAGCACTGACCACAGAACACCTCTTGCACATACTTAGCATCTGTCTTTTGTTCTTCTCATTCTGATCCCCCTCTTTAGCTGCCAGTACCTCTGCTGGTCTAGGTTAGTTACCTGGTGGATAATTCATACCCTCACCCCTGAGGGTTCTGAGGCCTGTAACAATGTCCATCTGAAGCTGTGACTGCTGCACTTGTGGATTATTGTCTAAATTAACCAGGACAACACCAAGTGATGCCCTAGTGGACTGCCTGCCTCcaataaacatttcttcttgGTCCTACTTTATAAGAGCAATCTTACATTTTTCCTGATGGCCAGGGTTGTTTACCCTGGCAAAACAATGACTCCATCCCTTGCCTATTAATTTCTTGGTGGTCAGGTGGTAACTATAGCTTAAagtttaatgagattttttttttctgtatctcctGGTGGATTCTCTCCCTGGAGACCTGTATGGAGACACATATTAGATCCTAGAATTGCAGTGATGGAAAGTGCATTTGACTCCACATGAGTCACTGTGAGCAACGCCAAGTGGGACTACTTCAAGTTGTTTCCTGTACCCATCTACCCAAAATCTACAGCACACAAAACTAATTTGTGGTTTATAATCATTAATTTAGTGTGCATAATGTATCCTGGAAGATGTCACCACATCCTTTCAGGGTGTCATTTGTAAGCAAGGACCTTAGCTGTGCCATTTAAGAGTGTTCCATTACTCAGTTTCCCCAGAAGCTTCCTGATGGTGTTATATGTGACAAAACAAGTGTATCCAATCATCATACTCCCACAGTTGCTGGTCCTTTGCTGTGAAGGAGGTCCCTTGTTTGATATGATGTGAGATAGTATCCCATATGATGAATCAAGCACTCTATTAGGCCTGGTCTCTCTTGCTGTTTTGTTGAACATTTGGTAGCATAAATAGTTTAaccagtcttttttcttttcccctgtcttgtttttattgtttgcagCAGAATGCCCAAGATAGATTGATATTGCAAGTATTTGGATGTGCGAAAGAGAATAGTGATTAAGTATAAGGGAGagacatgtctttttaaaataaatatttaaacacagcTAGCCCTCCAAACAGCAAGGCTCTAGGTATGTGTAACAGAGCTGCTCTGCCCATGGAATCAAAAAGATGTCAAGATTCCCCTCCCCCTGTAATCAATGAATGGAATGAAGGTGTCAGTTGTGATCACAATGAACCCCATTCTAGAGCCCTCCCCAGCCTTTCACACATGACCTGGCCGGGGAAAGACTAGAATTTCTGGAAGGTCAATGGTCCGAAACAGTGAAGATTCTCCAGGTCCCTGTATCTAGGCCAGGGGACGTCTCTAGATGACTTTCTTCAGCTCATCGTAAAGGACCAGAACAAAGCCACCGCCCATGCCCCTGAGGACGTTGGACCAGGCGCCCTTATAGAAGGCTTTGCACCCCTCATCCTTGAAGATCTTCTCCCAGCAGTGGACAGTCCCCCTGTACATGATCTCGGCTCCTTTGAGCCCCGACTGCATCATCATCCGCCTCCGCACGGTATCAAAGGGGTAGGAGACCAAACCCGCCACGGCCGTCACCATCTGTGCAATGGTCCAATTCACTGCGATGTGGGTGTTCTTGGGGTCAGGGAGCATGCCTTTGGCCGTGTCATACAGGCCGAAGTAGGCAGCCCGATAGAGGATGATGCTCTGCACGGAGACGCTGAAGCCCTGGTACAGGCCACGGATGCCGTCAGACTTGGCGATCTTCACCAGACAGTGTCCCAGGCCTTTGAACTCCCTCTCCGTGTTAGATTTCCCCACGTCAGCAGCCAGACGGGTTCTGGCAAAATCCAGGGGGTAGACGAAGCAAAGAGAGGTGGCTCCAGCCGCCCCACCGGAGGCCAGGTTGCCAGCAAAATATCTCCAGAACTGCGTGCGCTTGTCCACGCCCCCCAGGAAGACCTGCTTGTACTTG encodes:
- the LOC112301943 gene encoding ADP/ATP translocase 3-like translates to MMEQVISFAKDFLAGGITAAISKTTVAPIERVKLLLQVQHASKQIAVDKQYKGIVDCILRIPKEQGVLSFWRGNLANVIYYFPTQALNFAFKDKYKQVFLGGVDKRTQFWRYFAGNLASGGAAGATSLCFVYPLDFARTRLAADVGKSNTEREFKGLGHCLVKIAKSDGIRGLYQGFSVSVQSIILYRAAYFGLYDTAKGMLPDPKNTHIAVNWTIAQMVTAVAGLVSYPFDTVRRRMMMQSGLKGAEIMYRGTVHCWEKIFKDEGCKAFYKGAWSNVLRGMGGGFVLVLYDELKKVI